TCACTTTCTTTCATCTGGCTCATTGTCATGATGGGTTTGAACGGAATGTAGACCCATTAAAGTGAACAGTACAATGTACGGATGGGGGTGATAGCTGATGGATGTTTGCTTGATGTGCGTTGTTCACAACCCGAATGCCCGTAATATGGACTTCATTAGGCGAGCAGCACCAACATTGAGAAGCGTTTATTCTGCGATGTACATCGCAGTGAGTGATGAAACCGCTAAAGATGTCAGAATTGAGGTTGAGCGAGGCGGATTTGCTACCAGAATGGTCCCGAAAGCTGGAGCCGCAAACGCTCGTCGAGATGCACTCCGCTTTGCCGGTACAACATCGTTCGAGTATTTCCATTACTGCGATTTGGACCGAATGTTGACATGGGCTCTGAACTACCCCGATGAACTGCGGCAAATCAAAGACGAGATCATCAAGCATGACTACACTGTCCTTGGAAGGACAGAACGTGCCTTCCACACCCATCCAGAGTCTTGGGTAAAAACCGAGACAATCACAAATCACATCTGCTCATTGGAGCTTGGCTTTGATGTCGATATAACGGCGGGTTCGTGTGGGTTCTCCAGTAAATCTTTGCACTTGATTCTCCAACATTCAGAGAGCACGATGACGGACGCTGAATGGGCAATGATTGTTCGGCGGATCGGTAAAGGTTCCGTCGGTTATCGTAGGGTGGAGGGTCTGGAGTACGTAGAGGACATAAATGGTCGCCCATTATCAACACAGTTGGATGCGAACAGTTGGCTCGGGAGGCTCCGACTCAGCTATCTGATAAGTGAGCCTGCCATATCAACAGGTAATTAATTTTAACACTGTACCTGTTGTGACTGCACCCGGGGTTGTGCATACATATACACGCCAAGCTTGTAGTGTGCTGCGGAGTTATCGGGCAGCATAGCGACAGAGTGGACAGTACAAGTGTGAGGAGTTTGATGATGCATGTCTGGTGACTTGTCACCTTCAAAAATGCGGATGAAGTTGATGCACGACTTTGAATCGTTCAAACAAATTCCGTTTCCCGACCCACCAGATAGCGATGTTCTGCATGACCTTTGGACTGAACTGGTTGAACTCGATGGGTATGTAGCGGGGCTTGTTTCGTCATTTCTTAGCGGTTCCAGGGTTAACCTAAATCACTTGAATGCAGACCGAAACTTGGGGCTTGGACTCAACAACTATGTGGCACAGTCGGAGCAAGAAGACATGCAATTGGCTAAGTGCCGAGCGTATAAAGCCCAACTGGATTCACTGGTGGACTGCTTACGGAACTCCTTATTGGGCTAAGGGGCAGGAGTTTGCCATAAGACCACTAATAAAATAATTCGGTAGAGCAGACAAATTACGTAGCCATTACTACTTCGTTCTAGTGAAATATCCGACGAGTAGCATGAGAGATACATCAATAAAAACGATGACGAGCCAGATTTCCACATTCTTGTGATTGAAGAAGAAGCTTAAAAAGAGGGACGAAAACGGAGATTCATCAGCAGGCATGCCAGGCATCGTATGGTCTCGCCCTAACAGAATGTAAAATGTTATAGGAATGACCAATATGCCAGTCACATAAATGTACTCACAGTATTTTTTCACGTATGACCATCCCTTCATAGTTGGGATCAGTGATTCGCAATCCGTCCGTGGCGTGCCATTCGATTTTACGGAGACATTGTACCGTGACAGACGAATAGTGACCATAAAATCGGCAGATCAGAGCACGGTTAATACATAAATATTCGACGAGTACACGAGCAGGTAATGTCGCCAACGGGCAGGTTAACGACGTAAGACGCTGTTGAGAAATGAGCTTTTGATGGTGTGTTGGGGGAGGTGATTTTGTTTGTCTGATTTTCGCATTTTGAAGAATGCCAACCTCATGAAGCTCTGGTCTGCAACGTTAATTAGTCAACTTGGGACCCAGGTTTCGTTCATTGCTCTTCCCTTGATTGCAGTAACTACACTACACTCCTCCTCATTCCAAGTCAGTGTTCTTAACGCCCTAGATTTTCTGCCCTTTGCGATATTTTCGTTACCCATAGGGGCATGGGTTGATAAGCGTAGTCGCCGTTCAATTGTCATCGCCAGTGATATCGTTCGGTCCATCGTACTATTTTCAGTACCTGTTGCTATTCATTTTGACATACGTTCCATCTGGCTCCTCTACGTTGTGGTATTTGTTGTGGGCAGTTTCTCAGTGTCCTTTGATGTGGCATCTGAGACGTTGTTACCAACCATCGTACAAAGAGAACAAATACAAAGCGGAAATGCCGCATTGCAATTGAGTCAATCCGCAGCCAAGATAGTCGGTCCCAGCATTGCTGGCGGACTCATTTCCATTCTTACCGCACCGATTGCAGTGATTCTTGATTGCATGAGTTACCTGGGTTCCGCTGTTATTCTATTGTCACTTCGGGTGAAGTACAAAGCAGGAAGACAGAATGAAGCGGTCACTACGTCCAAACCGAGTATGTTATCCGAGGTCAGAGAAGGTATCGGTTTTGTGCTTCATCATGATTATTTGAGACACTTTGCCATATTTTCGGGATTGTCCAATTTTGGATGGTCAATCATTGAAGGGATCTTGATGGTTTATGTTGTACGAACATTACATTTTGGACCTGGATTGATCGGCTTCATCTTCACAATATCAAACCTCGGGCTAATTGTAGCCGCTTCGCTGTCAAACTTCGCTCTGAAGAAACTGTCGTTGGGAACTGTGATTATCGTTTCTTCTGTTTTGCAAGGTGCAGGCATTGTATTAGTTTCTATGGCTTCTTGGTACGCTCCAGTTATATTATTGACCCTTGGACTTCTCTTGCGTTCGTATGGCGTCGTATCCTACGGGATAAACGCTGTAAGTGTCCGGCAGAACAGTACACCTGACGCAATGAGAGGAAGAGTGTCGGCAACGATGAGGTTTATCAGTTGGAGTACAATTCCACTCGGGTCGATTGTGGGTGGTTTACTTGCTACGGAAATGGGCGTATCTCATGCAATTGAAATTGGCGCAATTCTGTCTGTGGGTGCTGTCATTTTGATAGCTGCGTCGCCAATACGTTCAATTACTGTGACGACAACGCATGAATTCTAGATTCAATATGCGTCTTTTTGATAGTAGACTTATTGCCGTAATGGGGGCAAGAGCCTCAGAACGTTCTGAGGCTAAAGGGCAGTCCCATAAGAGAGGGCTTATCGATAATCGAAGGAGACTAAAGGCTGACCTGTATTTGCATCAATCACAAAATTTACTTCAGTGTGCCCTGGAGCGGTCGGTCCACCTGGCGTGCTTTGATGGCTCGGTAAATGCAAACCCTCGTACGAAACGATGTAGCATGGCACACGGTGCAGGAATCCGAAGTGAGGCACCTCTGTTGCCGTGTCCGTCACCAATTGATACTCGACAAATACTTGTTTGGCTTCGGTAGCATCATACGGTGACATGTTGTCGGTGATTTCCCTTGCTTGTTGTGGTGTCAATTTTGGTTTGGCTTTAGGAGAACTTAATTTGATGTGCATGTTGGATAGTGCTTTGAGATTTTGGTGTGTTATAGGATGAGATCGGTCACTCCATGCACACAGACCTAGAATTATTACAATGGCAGTACCTGTGGCGGTAATTATCTTCATGGTCATCCCCCGAATTGGTGTTTAGTTTCATTTATATCGAGTTTGTCCATTTTTCATAACGCCTAGCTGCTATCGGGAGATTGACAACAAAGGATTCAATCACCACTGTCGGTCAGAAATTAGGGGAAGTGAGTACCTCGGCAGGACAATTGTTTTCGCTGTACTTGGTCAATCTGCTTCTATGGAGATTGCCATAGAGGTGGATACACCGAATGCGAAATATGTAGAAGCGGATCGCACTTCTTGAAGAGGGTATAAACGCAGCAAGCGTTACTGACCTAACGGGCAGGTTAACGCAGTGCGCCATGAGGCGCTATGTACTGAAGCCACCAACTCAGGTGGTTGGCGAGTACCTCATCTCGCCAAGGCTAGG
The Alicyclobacillus curvatus genome window above contains:
- a CDS encoding MFS transporter; translation: MSDFRILKNANLMKLWSATLISQLGTQVSFIALPLIAVTTLHSSSFQVSVLNALDFLPFAIFSLPIGAWVDKRSRRSIVIASDIVRSIVLFSVPVAIHFDIRSIWLLYVVVFVVGSFSVSFDVASETLLPTIVQREQIQSGNAALQLSQSAAKIVGPSIAGGLISILTAPIAVILDCMSYLGSAVILLSLRVKYKAGRQNEAVTTSKPSMLSEVREGIGFVLHHDYLRHFAIFSGLSNFGWSIIEGILMVYVVRTLHFGPGLIGFIFTISNLGLIVAASLSNFALKKLSLGTVIIVSSVLQGAGIVLVSMASWYAPVILLTLGLLLRSYGVVSYGINAVSVRQNSTPDAMRGRVSATMRFISWSTIPLGSIVGGLLATEMGVSHAIEIGAILSVGAVILIAASPIRSITVTTTHEF